The Agarilytica rhodophyticola genome has a window encoding:
- the rsmA gene encoding 16S rRNA (adenine(1518)-N(6)/adenine(1519)-N(6))-dimethyltransferase RsmA — protein sequence MPKPTPSGHRARKRFGQNFLIDQNVINNIIRSLAPKAEDRIVEIGPGQGALTGHLLESNESVQVVELDRDLVPVLLSQFAKYKDFKIHQGDALKFDFSSLLRDENDALRVIGNLPYNISTPLIFHLLDNKHYIRDMHFMLQKEVVQRLAAKPREKNYGRLSIMTQYHCRVEALFEVPPNCFHPAPKVDSAVVRLEPYQTPTLVADNLRNFDTLVKTAFQQRRKTLRNCLKQLVSDEQAENVGLDLSLRAETLSVENYVQFSNALWGSEDIVNK from the coding sequence ATGCCAAAACCCACACCATCAGGGCATCGTGCGCGCAAGCGTTTCGGTCAAAACTTTCTCATTGATCAAAATGTTATCAATAATATTATCCGCTCTCTTGCACCAAAAGCGGAAGATCGCATTGTTGAAATTGGTCCGGGTCAAGGGGCATTAACGGGTCATTTATTGGAAAGTAATGAAAGTGTTCAGGTAGTGGAACTCGATCGAGATTTAGTGCCTGTCTTGCTATCTCAATTCGCCAAGTACAAAGACTTCAAAATCCATCAAGGCGACGCACTTAAATTCGACTTTTCATCCCTCCTAAGAGACGAAAACGATGCGTTACGCGTTATTGGTAACCTGCCTTACAACATATCGACTCCTCTTATATTCCACCTGTTGGATAACAAACATTACATACGTGATATGCACTTTATGCTGCAAAAGGAAGTTGTTCAGCGCCTAGCTGCAAAGCCTAGAGAAAAGAACTATGGTCGTCTGAGTATAATGACTCAGTATCACTGTCGTGTAGAGGCATTATTCGAAGTACCCCCAAACTGTTTCCATCCAGCACCGAAGGTAGATTCTGCAGTAGTTAGATTGGAGCCTTACCAAACGCCAACATTGGTGGCAGATAATTTACGCAATTTTGATACGCTAGTAAAAACCGCCTTTCAACAACGTAGGAAAACCTTACGCAATTGCTTGAAACAGCTAGTGAGCGATGAGCAAGCAGAAAACGTCGGCTTAGACTTGTCATTGCGAGCAGAAACCCTTAGCGTAGAAAACTATGTTCAATTCAGTAATGCATTATGGGGAAGCGAAGACATTGTTAACAAATAA
- the apaG gene encoding Co2+/Mg2+ efflux protein ApaG has protein sequence MLTNNVQVDVKTEYISEQSNPESNKFVYAYTINLTNLGDTTAQLISRHWFITDANENTQEVQGLGVVGEQPTLSPGESYTYTSGVVMETKTGMMTGTYTMETPSGESFEAQIPAFALVQEDALH, from the coding sequence TTGTTAACAAATAATGTGCAAGTTGATGTAAAAACCGAATATATTTCCGAGCAGTCTAATCCGGAAAGTAATAAGTTTGTTTATGCCTATACTATCAATCTGACCAATCTGGGCGATACTACTGCACAGTTAATAAGTCGTCATTGGTTCATTACCGATGCCAATGAGAATACCCAAGAGGTGCAGGGCCTTGGTGTGGTGGGTGAACAGCCAACACTTTCCCCAGGTGAAAGTTATACCTACACCAGCGGTGTCGTTATGGAAACTAAAACTGGCATGATGACTGGAACCTATACCATGGAAACTCCATCGGGAGAGAGCTTCGAAGCGCAAATTCCCGCATTTGCACTGGTGCAAGAGGACGCTCTTCACTAA